One genomic window of Leptospira harrisiae includes the following:
- a CDS encoding carbonic anhydrase — translation MKSYQWILSFLLFALTCNVFAESNTGISPQEALQKLIEGNIRFTKGKSKRPNQSLERIREVSKKQSPFATIVGCSDSRVPNEIIFDQGLGDLFILRTAGQVSTYASWGSIEFSVAVLGVNLVVVLGHSNCGAVSAACKANDVPGHIITLTNAIKPAAEKTKHLEGDWLEHAVKANVALQVSSLRKLDPILSKRYNNGEIQILGAIYDLETGKVSFLDEEYITSISK, via the coding sequence ATGAAAAGTTACCAATGGATTTTGAGTTTTCTTCTTTTTGCACTTACTTGCAATGTTTTCGCAGAAAGTAACACCGGCATTTCGCCACAAGAAGCCTTACAAAAATTAATAGAAGGAAACATTCGATTCACTAAAGGAAAATCCAAACGACCCAATCAGTCTTTAGAAAGAATTCGAGAAGTCTCAAAAAAACAATCACCGTTTGCTACGATTGTCGGATGTTCTGATTCACGTGTCCCTAACGAAATCATTTTCGACCAAGGATTAGGTGACTTGTTTATCCTAAGAACAGCAGGCCAAGTTTCCACTTATGCATCTTGGGGCTCCATTGAATTTTCTGTAGCTGTGCTCGGTGTAAACTTAGTTGTAGTTTTAGGACATTCAAACTGCGGGGCCGTGAGTGCAGCCTGTAAAGCAAATGATGTGCCTGGACATATTATTACACTCACAAATGCAATCAAACCAGCAGCAGAGAAAACCAAACACCTCGAAGGTGATTGGTTAGAACACGCAGTGAAAGCAAACGTTGCCTTACAAGTTTCCTCTCTTAGAAAACTAGATCCTATACTTTCCAAACGATACAACAACGGAGAAATCCAAATTCTCGGTGCAATTTATGATCTGGAAACAGGAAAGGTTAGTTTTCTCGATGAAGAATATATAACTTCAATTTCGAAATAG
- a CDS encoding sodium-dependent bicarbonate transport family permease translates to MDILNSLLANLQTPMFLAFLLGIFATLVKSDLKFPDGMYTGLTIYLLFAIGLKGGVKLNNTTIQEFYKPAIVALALCIAIPIIAYFILTKLGKYSKENAAALAAHYGSVSAVTFSEALAFLESLHIPYEGYMPSMLAIMEIPAIIIALFLLKVNSTQEKENLSWQKVTHELFTGKGTLLLIGGLLIGILSGKKGHEQFAPLFEVPFRGMLILFLLEVGIVTGRRLADLKQAGVFLIGFGILFPIFNAMLGLILGKYIGLSMGGATILATLSASASYIAAPAAIRIAIPEASPALYLTSSLAITFPFNLSIGLPLYLSVSQYLYGV, encoded by the coding sequence ATGGACATACTAAACTCTCTTCTAGCAAATCTCCAAACACCAATGTTTCTTGCCTTTTTACTTGGGATTTTTGCCACTTTAGTTAAAAGTGATTTAAAATTTCCAGATGGAATGTATACAGGGCTTACAATTTATTTACTCTTTGCAATTGGTTTAAAAGGGGGAGTAAAATTAAACAACACAACAATCCAGGAATTTTACAAACCTGCGATTGTGGCACTGGCCCTTTGTATTGCAATTCCAATCATAGCATATTTTATACTAACAAAGTTAGGAAAATATAGTAAAGAAAATGCTGCTGCTTTGGCTGCTCATTACGGATCAGTATCTGCTGTAACCTTTAGTGAAGCACTTGCATTTTTGGAATCTTTACATATTCCTTACGAAGGTTATATGCCAAGTATGTTGGCCATAATGGAAATTCCAGCAATTATCATTGCTCTTTTCCTACTCAAAGTGAACTCCACTCAAGAGAAAGAAAACTTATCCTGGCAAAAAGTAACGCATGAACTATTTACTGGAAAAGGGACATTACTCTTGATAGGTGGCCTATTGATTGGGATCCTATCTGGGAAAAAAGGGCACGAACAATTTGCACCTTTGTTCGAAGTACCTTTTCGAGGAATGCTAATTCTGTTCTTACTGGAGGTTGGGATTGTCACTGGACGTCGTCTGGCTGACTTAAAACAGGCAGGAGTTTTTTTAATCGGTTTTGGAATCCTCTTTCCTATTTTTAATGCGATGTTAGGATTGATTCTTGGTAAATATATAGGATTGTCCATGGGTGGTGCCACCATCCTTGCTACCTTAAGTGCAAGTGCATCTTATATTGCCGCACCAGCTGCCATTCGCATTGCAATTCCAGAAGCAAGCCCAGCATTGTATCTAACATCTTCCCTTGCAATTACCTTTCCATTTAATCTTTCCATAGGGTTACCACTTTATCTTTCCGTTTCTCAATATCTGTATGGAGTATAA
- a CDS encoding P-II family nitrogen regulator, translated as MKLEKAKLITIIADEAIQDRLVQELKSVAVKGYTISDAIGEGINQKHLTSWEGKNIRLESLVSEAKANKIFEIIAEKYIDKYPMVIFMSDVEVIRKDRFS; from the coding sequence ATGAAATTAGAAAAAGCAAAATTAATAACCATTATTGCGGATGAAGCCATTCAAGATAGGTTGGTTCAAGAACTAAAATCGGTCGCTGTTAAAGGTTATACGATTAGCGATGCAATTGGCGAAGGCATCAATCAAAAACATCTCACTTCTTGGGAAGGAAAAAACATACGATTAGAATCTTTGGTTTCAGAAGCAAAGGCTAATAAAATCTTTGAAATCATTGCAGAAAAATACATAGATAAATACCCTATGGTGATCTTTATGAGTGATGTCGAAGTGATCCGTAAAGATAGGTTTAGCTAA
- the omp85 gene encoding Omp85 family outer membrane protein: MLVVISTWVFIPLYAEERNSDVPEWIGEFKKLDENELSKKREGWYATGLPLFGNDAVNGSGLGVLANIFYNGTKSDSSFKYTPYEHMFNVGIYRTNRGTQNNYLAWDAPYFADTAYRLRAYVGHDASFYNQYFGVGTESLEPLYFKDRNVDGSRITRNATYSDFENANSYTRNRGPGKEFTSNQHYHDYQFDTTYGQFAADKTIFQVFRVWGGVEFSKNTVRRYDGTTTEGREPLTNLRVPAIEDSSKLTEDASAGKIIGLHGGNLNYVRAGIAYDTRDYEPDPDRGWLIEYNINKAEKTIGSDFNYIRHFAQAKNFYQPFPKLFEEFVIAQRVALTKIEGEVPFFEYRYLYSIDGPFGALGGQNTLRGYRQERFFGPVIGFYNLELRYRVGSFSLWDHFFQLSIVPFYDVGRVWDKLRDVNTLGYKHARGLGLRLIWDQATVILFDYAYSREDQLLYLDIGHTF, from the coding sequence GTGTTGGTAGTGATATCAACATGGGTATTCATTCCGCTGTATGCAGAAGAGAGAAATTCTGATGTACCAGAATGGATTGGTGAGTTTAAAAAATTAGACGAGAACGAACTTTCTAAAAAAAGAGAAGGTTGGTATGCGACAGGGCTACCACTTTTCGGAAATGATGCGGTCAATGGATCTGGTCTTGGTGTACTTGCCAATATTTTTTATAACGGAACCAAGTCAGACTCTTCTTTCAAATACACTCCTTATGAACATATGTTCAATGTAGGAATTTACCGAACCAATCGTGGAACACAAAATAATTACTTAGCTTGGGATGCCCCATACTTTGCTGATACTGCTTATCGTTTGCGAGCATACGTAGGGCATGATGCTAGTTTCTATAACCAGTACTTTGGTGTTGGAACTGAAAGTTTAGAACCACTTTATTTTAAAGATAGAAATGTTGATGGAAGCCGTATCACTCGAAATGCCACTTATTCCGATTTTGAAAATGCAAACTCATACACTCGTAATCGTGGTCCTGGAAAAGAGTTCACTTCCAACCAACACTACCACGATTACCAATTTGATACTACATATGGACAGTTTGCAGCAGACAAAACAATTTTCCAAGTTTTCCGAGTTTGGGGAGGAGTGGAGTTTTCGAAAAATACTGTTAGGCGGTATGATGGAACTACAACCGAAGGACGAGAACCTCTCACCAATTTGCGAGTGCCTGCGATTGAAGATAGTTCTAAATTAACGGAGGATGCAAGTGCTGGAAAAATTATTGGCCTACATGGTGGAAATTTAAATTACGTTCGTGCTGGGATTGCTTATGATACAAGAGATTACGAGCCAGACCCTGATCGAGGTTGGCTCATTGAATACAATATCAATAAAGCCGAAAAAACCATTGGATCGGATTTTAATTATATTCGGCATTTTGCACAAGCAAAGAACTTTTACCAACCTTTCCCAAAACTATTTGAAGAGTTTGTCATTGCACAACGTGTGGCACTCACAAAAATTGAAGGGGAAGTTCCTTTCTTTGAATACCGCTATCTTTATTCCATCGATGGTCCGTTTGGTGCACTTGGTGGACAAAACACCCTACGAGGTTATAGGCAAGAACGTTTTTTTGGGCCTGTGATTGGTTTTTATAACCTAGAGCTTAGATACCGAGTGGGAAGTTTTTCATTATGGGATCATTTTTTTCAATTGAGTATCGTTCCGTTTTATGATGTTGGTAGGGTTTGGGACAAACTACGTGATGTGAACACGTTAGGCTATAAACATGCGCGTGGATTGGGATTACGGCTGATTTGGGACCAAGCAACCGTAATCCTATTTGACTATGCTTATTCTAGAGAAGACCAATTACTTTATTTAGATATTGGTCATACATTCTAG